A single Phoenix dactylifera cultivar Barhee BC4 chromosome 1, palm_55x_up_171113_PBpolish2nd_filt_p, whole genome shotgun sequence DNA region contains:
- the LOC103707539 gene encoding uncharacterized protein LOC103707539: MATEVLRPHDVLMAQRMRPLPAFLPRRKPNPKPSRKTPSPRPEARKRREGSPKPAKSGGAAAEAGGSRLVAGQVKILKRGESPDAFKKPEMAAVFGTGRLGPDPEMVPKQIRFGDPKTAAVAAAATADMYAGSAFAVSPSPSSLPLPSFSLKKDVSAIVDCASKDLRRLLRLE; the protein is encoded by the coding sequence ATGGCAACGGAAGTCTTGCGGCCGCACGACGTCCTCATGGCCCAGCGGATGCGGCCCCTACCGGCCTTCCTCCCCCGCCGGAAACCTAACCCCAAGCCGTCGAGGAAGACGCCCTCGCCCCGGCCGGAGGCCAGAAAGAGGCGGGAGGGCTCCCCCAAGCCGGCAAAGTCCGGCGGAGCCGCCGCCGAGGCTGGAGGAAGCCGCCTGGTGGCGGGGCAGGTGAAGATCCTGAAGCGGGGCGAGTCGCCCGACGCGTTTAAAAAGCCGGAGATGGCGGCGGTGTTCGGAACGGGGAGGCTGGGGCCGGACCCGGAGATGGTCCCGAAGCAGATCAGGTTTGGGGATCCGAAGACCGCTGCCGTGGCcgcggcggcgacggcggatATGTACGCGGGCTCGGCGTTCGCGGTCTCGCCGTCGCCGAGCTCGCTGCCGCTGCCGAGTTTCTCCTTGAAGAAGGATGTGTCGGCGATCGTGGACTGTGCAAGTAAGGATCTCAGGCGTTTGCTCCGGCTGGAGTAG